The Patescibacteria group bacterium DNA window TGATTTGTTGTTTAAAGATTATCAGAAAACCCTAAAAAAAGCAAGAGAACACAGAAAAGTTAAAAGTAAAAAGTAAAAAGTGAAAATTATTTATTTAATATTAGCAATTTTATTAGTTAAATACAACTTTTCATATTGACAAAATAGATATAATATGCTAATATATTATTATAAAACTGATCACATTTTTTCTAACCAATATCTAACAGCAGAAGGAGTTTCCCATGAAATCCAACAGCTCATCAACCGATCCATGCTCCCTTTCACGCTCACTCGGGAATGCCGGCATCTTTTTCGTCGACGGGATGGAAGCCGTAGTCGATGACGCCGACCGCGTCACAATCCTCGATGACATCAATGTCGAGTCTGACGGCGCAAGTCCCTGGTACACCATGGTCAATCAGATCCTCCGCAGCGGCAAAAAAATCCGCGGCGAAGTCCAAGACGATGTTCCCGAACCCCCGCAGTACGCGCTGGAAACGATTGCCAAGGCCAACCGCAAAAGGCAAAACAGAAGTTACCGGCGGATGGTGAACAACCTGTTCCGGGACATGGACAGCATCACCGATGGTGCGAGAATTTTCACCCCGAAAAATACGCGGCAGTTGAGCTGCGTCGCCGCCTAAATCCCCGCCCCTTTCCTCATGGCCCCAACGATCACCACAGATCGGCGGGGCCAATTTTTTTGCCAAAAATTTAAATTTATGTAAGAATATTATTAAACCATTCGCCCTTTGTCTGATCATCAACCCAAACCTCGAGGAGTTGTCATGTGCCAACACCCGCTTGACGTCAAGAACCGTCGCGAACTGAACTTCAACCGAACAGACATAAATTATCAAATCAATCACCAGGTCAAACCGTCATCGATCGTCTGCGGCTATTACTCCGGAAAAATCCGCGTCTGGCCGTCTCCGGAAAAAAAGTCCAAAAAAAGCAAAGCCAGCTGAACTTTATTAATCTCCGGATAAAAGCGCTACGCCCTCCGACTTGCCAATCGGGGGTGTTTTTTTTATTATCAAGCGAAGCGAGCGAAATAATCCCGCTACAGCGGAGATTATTTCCGAGCGAGCGATGATAAATACCTCGTCCGCTTGCGGCGAGGATACCTTTTAGAAAAGATGGGTGCAGGACTTACCCTGCGGTTGATACCATTCATTGACAAATAAACCGGCCCGTGATTAAATATAGACGATATTTTCCCACCCCTTTAAAGGAGAAATCAATGAGACTGCTCCTTGTTAAACAAACCTACTTTTATCAACCGGGCAACCCTGTCTCCTATGAGGATTTTTTTGCCAGCGTGTTGAAAAATTTAAGCCCTTTTTTCGAAATCCAAGTTGCCGAAAAAGCGGATGAAGCGGAAAAAATAATCGCGGAGGATACCGGAAAAAAAATCTCCGCCGCTCTGTTTCTTAGCCAGGCGATGATGGCCAAAGCAATAAAGCTCGGCCAAAAATTTCCTCAACTAAAATTCCTGGTCTTCGGCGGAAACCTGGAAAATGATTTTCAACGGCTTGATAACACCTATTTGATCAAAAAGGATGCCAGCCGGATCGAAAGCCATTTCCAAAAGGCTCGAGAGGTGATTATTTCCGACTAAGCTCTAAGTCAAAAACTCTGCGGCGCAACGTGGGGTTTTTTTATTCTTGACAAATAAATCCGCTCATGATTAGATACAGCCAATGCTTCTTTTTTTGAGAAAGGATAAATCATGAAAAAGTTGCTCATTGTAACCGATGTCATCAGTGACCGGCCAGTTGATTTTACCCATTACGAACCGTTAATTCAAGATCTGACAGTATTTCTGGGAAACCGCTTTGAAGCGGAAAAAATCGATCGGTTCGCCGACGTGGAATCCCGGCTTGCCATGGCGGATATTTCTGCCGTTATCTTTTTAAGCGGCTCCATGATCAACAAGGCCATGATTTTGCGCCACGAATTCCCCGCGATCGACTTTTTGGTCTTTTACAGCCGGCGCCGGAAAGATGACCGGAACCCTTACGACAATGTTTTTCTGATCGAAAAAGACGCCAATGGCCAAAAAGGCAAGCACTTTCTGGAAATGCTGGCAATCATCACCCCTGGCTGAGTCAAGTCGGGGAACTCTGCGGTGCAACGCAGAGTTTTTTTATTAGCCTGGGCGCAATGTTGGTTTGAACATAACGGCAATTATCTATATAATGTAATAAATGAAATACTTCTTTATTTTAGGCAATAATCCAGCCCTGTCGGCCGCCGAAATTATCTCGGTCTTAAGGCCGGAAAAAGATGCCCGCTTGGCGGCCGGCAATGTTTTGCTTTTGGAAAATCCAGCCACCGATGCCGCGAAACTCATCAAGCGCTTAGGCGGAACGATAAAGATCGGAGTCATTGCCGCGACAGTCGACCGCCATAATAACGAGGCGATCAAAACGGCTATCTTAAAGATCATCGAGGATGATCTTTCCGAGCGCGGTGAAACGAATAAATATCGTTTCGGCCTTTCTCTTTATGGCCAGAGCAAGCTGCCGGTATTCCCGATCGGCCTCGCTGTCAAAAAAATCCTTAAGCAGAAGGGGGTGAGCTGCCGCCTGGTGACCAGCAAAGAAAAAACTTTATCGAGCGTCGTCGTCGAACAAAACATCATCTCTAAGCGGGGGATCGAGATCGTCTTGATCGAGGATGGCGGCCAGATGCACCTGGGTTACACCGAAGCGGTCCAGCCGTTCAAAGAATTGTCTTTCCGCGATTTTGGCCGGCCCAAACGCGACGACCAATCAGGGATGATCCCGCCGAAATTGGCGCAAATTATGCTGAATCTTTCGGGGAAAATAGACGGCGGGCGCTCGCTCGACGTAACACACCCCGTCCCGCAAACCCACCCCGGTTGCGAGGCGCAACCACCCCTCCCAAGAGGGGAAGCGGGCCACCCCTCTCGAGAGGGGACTTCATTATTAGATCCGTTTTGCGGGTCGGGAACGATTCTGATGGAAGCGGCGTTGATGGGAGTAAAAAATTTAATTGGTTCGGACATTTCCGAAAAAGCAATCTCCGACACGAAGAAAAACTTCGCCTGGCTCGGAGAAAAAATATCAAATATCAAATATCAAATATCCAATATCAAATTATTTGATATTCCTGCGGCAGAGATTTCCCAAAAGGTTGCCGCAAATTCAATCGACGCGATTGTCACCGAACCGTATCTTGGGCCGCAGCGCGGCCACATCGATCCGATAAAAACAAAAATTGAACTGGAAAAATTATATTCCGCAGCCTTGGCTGAATTTAAAAAAATATTGAAACCTGATGGCCGCGTCGTGATGATCTTCCCGGTCAGAACCGAAGGCGAACGGCCGGATTGGCATTTTATAAATCCAAATCTGGACGGCTGGCAAGTGATCAATCCTTTGCCGGAAAATTTGCGGCAAAATCTCCACGCCACCCGCCGCGGTACGATTGTCTATGGCCGAAGCGGCCAAAAAGTCTGGCGGGAAATAGTCATCCTTGACAAAAAACCAAAATCTTTCTAAAGTAGGCAGACTGCGACGCTCATTAAAATTTATCAAAAAATCAACCAAAGAAGGAAGGGCACGATGACTAAATTAAAAATATTAACAGTAATCGTATTGTTAATCGTGATTGGAACGGGATTATCCATTGCTAAATATATGGATATTAACGCTGAAAAAAAACACGGCTGGACTGCGCTTATCAAGGCGGCGGCAAAAGGCCAGGTGGCAACGGCCGAGCAGCTCATCGCCCGGGGAGCGGATGTTAACGCCTCCGATTATGACGGACGGACGGCACTGATCTGGGCGGCAATAAAAGGCCGAACAAAAACGGCCGAACTGCTTATCAAAAAGGGCGCTGATATCGAAGCCGCGGATTACGACGGCTGGACCATGCTAAAGTGGGCGATAAAAGAAGATCGGACAAAAATAGTCGAACTGTTGATTGAAAAAGGCGTGGACGTCAATGCTGAAATTCCGATGCGCGAAACGCCATTAACCTGGGCGGCAACCAGCGGCCGAACGGCTACGGCCAGACTGCTGATCGAGAAAGGCGCTGATATCGAAGCCAAAGACTATTGTGGTTATACGCCGCTGATGTTGGCAATTGACAGTAACCGAACGGCTACGGCCAAAATGCTAATTGAGAAAGGCGCGGATGTAAGCGCCAAAGACTATCGGGATTTAACCGTACTGATGCTGGCGGCGGAATGCGACCAAAGAGGGATAATCAAACGGCTGATCAAGAAAGGCGCCGATATCAATTATAAAAGGCCTGACGGCTGGACGGCGTTGATGAGCGCGGCAATGAGCGGTTGCCCGGCTACTGTCGCGCTGCTTATTAAAAAAAACGCGGG harbors:
- a CDS encoding methyltransferase domain-containing protein, which encodes MKYFFILGNNPALSAAEIISVLRPEKDARLAAGNVLLLENPATDAAKLIKRLGGTIKIGVIAATVDRHNNEAIKTAILKIIEDDLSERGETNKYRFGLSLYGQSKLPVFPIGLAVKKILKQKGVSCRLVTSKEKTLSSVVVEQNIISKRGIEIVLIEDGGQMHLGYTEAVQPFKELSFRDFGRPKRDDQSGMIPPKLAQIMLNLSGKIDGGRSLDVTHPVPQTHPGCEAQPPLPRGEAGHPSREGTSLLDPFCGSGTILMEAALMGVKNLIGSDISEKAISDTKKNFAWLGEKISNIKYQISNIKLFDIPAAEISQKVAANSIDAIVTEPYLGPQRGHIDPIKTKIELEKLYSAALAEFKKILKPDGRVVMIFPVRTEGERPDWHFINPNLDGWQVINPLPENLRQNLHATRRGTIVYGRSGQKVWREIVILDKKPKSF
- a CDS encoding ankyrin repeat domain-containing protein produces the protein MDINAEKKHGWTALIKAAAKGQVATAEQLIARGADVNASDYDGRTALIWAAIKGRTKTAELLIKKGADIEAADYDGWTMLKWAIKEDRTKIVELLIEKGVDVNAEIPMRETPLTWAATSGRTATARLLIEKGADIEAKDYCGYTPLMLAIDSNRTATAKMLIEKGADVSAKDYRDLTVLMLAAECDQRGIIKRLIKKGADINYKRPDGWTALMSAAMSGCPATVALLIKKNAG